A region from the Drosophila bipectinata strain 14024-0381.07 chromosome 3R, DbipHiC1v2, whole genome shotgun sequence genome encodes:
- the Spn88Ea gene encoding serine protease inhibitor 88Ea, with amino-acid sequence MHTLSVSLLVLLPAIALAGLCDVEPNPSFLEKRVQLYQGQQNFAVSMLDVIRKSTPNENVFFSPYSTYHALLLAYFGSSGETEKQLAKVLHLDWAESKEVVRSAYILEKKNRETRSLKMPLEFASADRIFFAQDLPLTHCIETRLAKEIVKMDFQNKPEESRKEINDWIANVTHNQIRDMLSADEITPLTRLTLANAAYLKGQWVSQFKVEKTAPMPFYTSASNFSLVPMMQQKGTFLLNTDEQLRAHVLQLPYRTVFESQENPDSDPDEKSDISMVIILPPFNSNSLEDVLSRLNADTLEQSLNQAMPREIEVSLPKFEFEQRLELVPILAKMGATKIFDPSVATFDDLTSEKVTIGDAKHVAKIKVDEEGSTASAATVLFTYRSARPVEPAKFEANHPFLFVIYDRQSKSILFTGIYRDPKTAK; translated from the exons ATGCATACTTTGAGCGTATCCCTACTGGTGCTTCTTCCGGCCATCGCCCTGGCTGGTCTCTGCGATGTGGAACCGAATCCCAGCTTCCTGGAGAAGCGTGTTCAACTATACCAGGGACAACAAAACTTTGCAGTGTCAATGCTGGATGTGATCCGTAAGAGCACGCCGAACGAGAACGTCTTCTTCTCACCATACAGCACGTACCATGCCCTGCTCCTGGCTTACTTCGGTTCTTCCGGGGAAACAGAGAAGCAACTGGCCAAGGTGCTCCATCTGGACTGGGCCGAGTCCAAGGAAGTAGTGCGCAGTGCCTACATTCTGGAGAAGAAGAACCGCGAGACCCGATCCCTCAAGATGCCACTGGAATTCGCATCTGCGGACCGCATCTTCTTTGCCCAGGACCTGCCGCTGACCCACTGCATCGAAACGCGCCTGGCCAAGGAGATCGTGAAGATGGACTTCCAGAACAAGCCTGAGGAGTCGCGCAAGGAGATCAACGACTGGATCGCCAATGTGACCCACAACCAAATCCGCGACATGCTCAGCGCCGATGAAATTACTCCTCTCACCAGGTTAACCCTCGCCAATGCTGCCTACTTGAAGGGTCAATGGGTTAGCCAGTTCAAGGTGGAGAAGACCGCTCCGATGCCCTTCTACACATCCGCCTCGAACTTCTCCCTGGTGCCGATGATGCAGCAGAAGGGAACCTTCCTTCTGAACACGGACGAGCAGTTGCGGGCCCATGTGCTCCAGCTTCCCTACCGCACAGTCTTCGAGTCGCAGGAGAATCCGGACAGCGATCCCGATGAGAAATCCGACATCTCCATGGTGATTATCCTGCCGCCATTCAACAGCAACTCTCTAGAGGATGTGCTCTCCCGCCTGAATGCCGACACTCTTGAGCAATCCTTGAATCAGGCCATGCCCCGCGAGATCGAAGTGTCGCTGCCCAAGTTTGAGTTCGAACAGCGCCTGGAACTGGTGCCA ATCCTCGCCAAAATGGGAGCAACTAAGATCTTCGACCCCTCCGTGGCCACCTTCGACGACTTGACCTCGGAAAAGGTCACCATTGGTGACGCCAAGCATGTGGCCAAGATCAAGGTGGATGAGGAGGGCAGCACCGCCTCGGCGGCCACTGTTCTGTTCACCTACCGATCGGCCCGGCCCGTGGAGCCGGCCAAGTTCGAGGCCAACCACCCGTTCCTGTTCGTCATCTATGATCGCCAGTCCAAGTCGATCCTCTTCACGGGCATCTATCGTGATCCCAAGACCGCGAAGTAA
- the LOC108129299 gene encoding serine protease inhibitor 88Ea-like has protein sequence MYFLGLSLFALLPALVLSHLCDVKSDNAFLKKRSFLHEGERKFAVSLLKEVYDSTPNQNVFISPYSVYNALLLAYYGSAGTTQNELVSTLSLDWADSKEMVRSVYMLQKWVDKKMTLKGALEFSSVDRVFLSQNLETHKCFEDRLGNDIIKKDFEQNAGQALKDINDWIANVTRNHIRDVLTSQEINSRTQVVLANAAFFKGQWVSQFKTENTISKPFFTASNSSSMVPMMQQKGTFKIGADSALDAHILQLPFRTSQTSETESDVSMVIVLPSFKENAIPELLSKLNSNSLESALKRSIGQEVEISIPKFEFKRQTSLKPMLSKMGINSIFDQRANFSELTPDHIFFDNALHVAKIKVDEEGSTAAAVTVLVSFRSARNDPFKFECNHPFAFFIYNTKSKTILFSGVYAEPIPAEQ, from the exons atgtatttcctTGGACTTTCTTTGTTCGCGCTCCTTCCGGCCTTGGTCCTGTCCCATCTCTGCGATGTGAAATCAGACAATGCCTTCCTCAAAAAACGGTCATTTCTGCACGAGGGAGAGCGAAAATTTGCTGTTTCATTGCTTAAAGAAGTCTACGATTCAACGCCGAACCAAAATGTATTCATCTCACCCTATAGCGTCTACAATGCACTGCTTCTGGCCTACTACGGATCGGCTGGAACAACGCAGAACGAactggtctctactctatcgCTAGACTGGGCAGACTCCAAGGAGATGGTGCGCTCCGTCTATATGCTTCAAAAGTGGGTCGATAAAAAGATGACATTAAAGGGAGCCCTGGAGTTCTCATCAGTGGACCGCGTATTTTTGtctcaaaatctggaaacgcACAAGTGCTTTGAGGATCGACTGGGTAatgatataataaaaaaggaTTTTGAGCAAAATGCAGGACAGGCTCTAAAGGATATTAACGATTGGATTGCCAACGTAACTCGTAATCACATCCGCGACGTGCTGACCAGCCAGGAAATTAACTCACGCACCCAAGTTGTTCTCGCCAATGCTGCCTTCTTCAAAGGCCAGTGGGTCAGCCAGTTTAAAACGGAGAATACCATTTCGAAACCCTTCTTCACTGCCTCTAACTCCTCCTCAATGGTTCCTATGATGCAGCAAAAGGGCACATTTAAGATAGGAGCCGATAGCGCACTAGATGCCCACATCCTCCAACTACCCTTCAGAACGTCCCAAACTTCGGAAACCGAGTCCGACGTCTCCATGGTTATTGTGCTGCCGTCTTTCAAGGAAAACGCCATTCCCGAATTGTTGTCAAAATTGAACTCTAACAGCCTGGAATCGGCGCTCAAGAGGTCCATTGGCCAGGAGGTCGAGATTTCCATTCCCAAATTCGAATTCAAAAGGCAGACCTCACTTAAACCT ATGCTTTCCAAGATGGGGATAAATTCGATATTTGACCAACGTGCAAACTTTTCTGAGCTGACTCCAGACCATATATTTTTCGATAATGCCCTGCACGTGGCCAAGATTAAGGTAGACGAGGAGGGTAGCACCGCCGCGGCAGTCACCGTCTTGGTTTCCTtcagatcggccaggaacgaCCCATTTAAATTCGAGTGCAATCATCCATTCGCATTCTTCATCTACAATACAAAGTCAAAGACGATCCTCTTCTCCGGAGTGTATGCCGAGCCTATTCCGGCGGAGCAGTAG